Proteins encoded within one genomic window of Arachis ipaensis cultivar K30076 chromosome B08, Araip1.1, whole genome shotgun sequence:
- the LOC107611193 gene encoding uncharacterized protein LOC107611193, giving the protein MLTEECRALIQKGLPPKLEDPGSFFLPCAIGIMTINKAMCDLGASINLMPSSLVKKLCIEEVKPVQMSLELVDKSVICHRGVIENLLVKVDKFIFPADFVVLDSDEDEGDSIILGRPFLATARAIIDVEQGELTLRMHDESITLNVFPGTQLIDEKKDCIETNKENLQWKEGINKTISSYIPKQEIDNTIGQKEKETVQSDEEIQENIEVLATKKKNSKVKPTTYLKDAYIV; this is encoded by the exons ATGCTTACTGAAGAATGCAGAGCATTAATCCAGAAAGGACTCCCCCCTAAACTTGAAGATCCTGGAAGTTTCTTTCTACCTTGTGCCATTGGTATTATGACCATCAACAAGGCAATGTGTGACTTAGGGGCTAGTATTAATCTGATGCCTTcctctctagtgaaaaagctGTGCATAGAAGAAGTGAAACCAGTACAGATGTCTTTAGAACTGGTGGACAAGTCTGTGATATGTCACAGGGGTGTGATTGAGAACCTTCTAGTAAAGGTAGACAAATTCATattccctgctgattttgtggtttTAGATTCAGATGAGGATGAAGGTGATTCTATTATACTGgggagaccattcttggccactgctagggccattATAGATGTAGAGCAAGGAGAGTTAACCCTCAGAATGCATGATGAAAGCATCACCCTGAATGTATTTCCAGGAACACAGCTCATTGATGAAAAGAAAGACTGCATagaaactaacaaggaaaatttGCAATGGAAGGAAGGAATCAACAAGACGATCAGTAGTTACATTCCAAAGCAAGAAATAGATAATACAATAGggcaaaaagagaaagagactgtGCAGAGTGATGAAGAAATTCAAGAAAATATTGAAGTGTTAGCAACTAAGAAGAAAAATTCCAAAGTGAAGCCTACT ACATACTTGAAAGATGCATACATTGTTTGA